In Lactuca sativa cultivar Salinas chromosome 5, Lsat_Salinas_v11, whole genome shotgun sequence, the DNA window ttttttatgttttttacttGTTgtaataaaatacataaaaatgaatATGCTAAAGGTAAAATCGTCATTTCAGAAAAAGTCAAAACAAAacggaccaaactcgcaacaaaataaaaattttggacCACTAGTGCTAGcacaaacttttttggaccaaagtaaCAATTTCAACTTACCCTAGGAACCATTTGTACAGTTTAGTTATCTGAAATCCGATGAACATATCTGAAATCGATGCCCCCATTTCGGGGGCATActactacctccgtcccaaattgatagtccacttttgattttgaagtcttttttcttaaactttgaccttaaatatttttgtttttgatagataatacgtgatgcaaaatatatgaatgggttgtattttaaatgtttgttcacttttataagttttatcaagtaatatataacacaaacaaaaatatttaaggtcaaaattgaagaaaaaatacttcaaaagtcaaaaatggactatcaatttgggacggaaaGAGTACTATTTTTCTTCTCTAAAATAATACAAGATAACTCACATACAAATGAAAAATGAATATACTTTAGCATTAAAACCTTGAAATACGTGGAATTTGGGACTTTGAATTCCAAGAAAGACTAACAACATGCAAAATAACAAGGtgtataaaagcataaagaaaaaaaaaataatgaatctAAACATTTTTTAGATAGGGTTGAAAGAGTTTTTTTTTACGCAAATTGAAAGTTACCATTAcatgtctcaaattcaaaatgACCTCATTTTGGACTTGATAGTGATAGAATGCAAAAAATTGGGTCAAATACAACTATTCTTAAAAATCAAgttgtcattttttttttctaaaacgtATTTTTAATCTTATAATCAGTTTTTAAgagtttatattatttgttatagaTCAAATAACATATTTAATCAACCAAAATATAATCCGACTTACTATAATAACCCAAGGGTTCTATGTTGgtcttaaaaatattattttagaaTAAAAATTGACATAATATTACTTTTACGGGTCACGATAAAAGCAGTTATATCAATTCAGTCATGACTTCCAACAAGAACAACCTAATTATTTCCCGCCAAATTTTCGAAATTTCGTACACCTCACGCTATAAAGTCAGGCATGCAATGCTCACTTGTTCATTCTCCCCTCACAATTCGTAACGTACAAACCAGATCTCAGTTTCAGAACATTGACGAAGAAATGAGAGGACCTAAGATCACTGCTACCATTGCTCAGAAGAAGCTTAATCCTGAGTAATTTTCTCCGCTTCTCTTCTATGTTTTTATCATCTTCGTGCTCTACTGATCATTATTGATTCGATTCATTAGCGTAGCGATCATGCATTATCTATTGTTTGGATTAATTTCCTTCAGATTTGATGTTATATTCTCTGCTCAATTTATGTGTGATTTGATTTGTAGATTGTTAATCGGTTTTATTCTTCATCGTCTTTCGGTGTTCTTATATCTGATTGCTTGTGGTGATTGATGAAGTTTATATGCTTATTTTTTGTTTGATGTTGCTGAAGGGCAACGAAGAAGGCGAAGGCCGATAAGAGTGTGGCGAAGAAGGAGAAAGCGTCGAAGAAAAATCCCGGTGCTCCGAAGCGACCTCCATCTGCTTTCTTCGTCTTCATGTAAGCTACTCTGTTCATATTTCCTGTTCTCGAGGTTTATGTATATCCGAATCAGATCGATTATTGTTTAATGTTTTAGGATATAACTCATGTTGTTGTTTTCATGATATCGCAGGGAGGAATTCAGGAAGGAATACAAGGAGAATTTTCCTGATAACAAATCCGTCTCCATCGTATGTCTCAGAGATTCATTCACTTTCCTTTACTCTTCTCTTCAGTTTCATTAACTTCATTAAAACCTTTCGTATGATCTATCGTATACCGATCCGATCGTTTTATGTTCATGAAACATAATTGTGATATCGAATTGATGAGTTTAGGTGTTCGTTACACAGGTTGCAAAGGAAGGTGGAGTGAAGTGGAAGGCTATGTCCGACTCTGTAAGATCTCAGATCTGAACTATATAATACAAAACTTCCATCAATTTGTTCTAAGAACCTCTGTATTGATgttgattatatatatttgtttcaTAGGAGAAAGCTCCATACGTGGAGAAAGCAGCTGTGAAAAAAGCAGAGTACGGAATTGTTCTGAAACAGTTCAACGATGATCTCGTAATAATTCCTACACCTTCTTCTTCTGATTGTTATCAAATCATCTATTATTCTCTCAGctttatgaaagtaattatgttgtttatgatcAATCAGAACGAAAACTCAAAGGAGAAGTCGGGATCAACCTCAAAATCATCATCCGATAGCCACGATGACGTGGAGCAGGAAGCTAGCTCTTAGGTCAGATCTATATTTGATAATAAATCAGGTTTTACTAATATGATATAATGTGGATAAAACTCGTATGAAGTTTTTGTTGATTTTGTACTCCTTTCTATATTTGTCTATCACATTAATGATCTACTTAGCTTATCTTCAAAGATGTGTTGATTGTTCTAAAAGTTTATAATTCATCAAAGTTATGATTCACCATATAGCACTGTAAGTAAATTAAAAGAATAGGAAcaacattatttttataatttacacAATATACGCTTAATGATTCAAAACAATATTTGTATCATGACTTGATTTCATAATGTGGaagttaaaaattatttttacttTGTCAATTTCAACTCTAAATAAAAACAGGTTCATCATTGTTAGTCGTAGTCAAAAAGTACAATTATTAAACATATAGGTAAAAAAAATGTTTGCAAATTAAATAAACAATACGTAGTTATGCACGAATCACGATACTGTTGCTGTTTTTGCAAGGGTGTCGAAGCCTCCAAAATGTCGTTTTGGATTTTCTTGTAAAATCCGTTACCTAAATCAATATGATCACCAATTTGCGGACTTGATTATTttgcagttttttttttcaaaaaagaaaattgcatttttttcagTATTAATTTTTGCAATATTTTTGTctaataaaaatgtttttttttcaaaggtAAACCAAATAAGTTTTAGTAAAATTGGTTAAGATGTTTAGCTATCGTGAATTtcgtgttaaaaaaaattatattgaagattattaaaaaaaaaaaaaaaaaaaaaaaaaaaagaccccAATAAAGGTCCTGTGGAGATAAACCTGCAATATTTTGATTATATTttaaagaattttttttatagttggcgaatgtcattttttttaaagtaacATCGTTTCACAAAAAGATATATCATGCACAcgaaaattaattaaattcacaTAATTTGGAGTTGGGAAAAGTTACTTGGTAGTTGGTAACTCGCAGAGTGATTTCGAAAAGTTGGTGTTGCAAAAAAATATTTCTCTAATTAACGAAGTTTGATGGTTATAAGTTGATAATTATTTTTTAAGAAATAGCAATCTAGTTTATGGATGTTTTATGTTGTTAAAATCTTGATCGtgatattaaaattttatattcttAAGACCCTACAAACAAAAACGATTTCAATCACAAGATTTATGCTAGGATCTTATGATCCCGAATAGAATCCCTACCTTCTTAGTCT includes these proteins:
- the LOC111893378 gene encoding high mobility group B protein 3, with the translated sequence MRGPKITATIAQKKLNPEATKKAKADKSVAKKEKASKKNPGAPKRPPSAFFVFMEEFRKEYKENFPDNKSVSIVAKEGGVKWKAMSDSEKAPYVEKAAVKKAEYGIVLKQFNDDLNENSKEKSGSTSKSSSDSHDDVEQEASS